A section of the Octopus bimaculoides isolate UCB-OBI-ISO-001 chromosome 17, ASM119413v2, whole genome shotgun sequence genome encodes:
- the LOC106883516 gene encoding protein ZBED8-like, with amino-acid sequence MVNDVKHQLIDILQHSEFSIQVEESTVVNNQCLMMVYVRYLSNDLQPCEEMLFTEKLLLDSKGASIFLTLKSFLFEHNISLSIILTCASDGAPSMIGRYRCFSSLLKREISHQILTVHCMAHRQHLVAKNMNSRLNDALQLVIKTVNKLKSSPLSD; translated from the coding sequence ATGGTCAACGATGTAAAACATCAGCTCATTGATATTCTCCAGCattctgaattttctatacaagtAGAAGAATCAACTGTTGTGAacaatcaatgtttgatgatggtatatgtcCGATATCTTAGCAACGACCTTCAACCTTGTGAGGAAATGCTGTTCACAGAGAAATTGCTGCTTGACTCAAAAGGTGCATCTATTTTTCTCACTCTCAAGTCTTTTCTTTTTGAACATAATATCTCACTCAGTATTATTCTTACCTGTGCATCTGATGGAGCCCCTTCGATGATAGGAAGATACAGATgtttttcatctctcctaaaGCGTGAAATTTCCCACCAGATACTAACTGTTCATTGCATGGCACACCGGCAGCatttagtggcaaaaaatatgaacagTAGACTGAATGATGCTCTACAGTTAGTTATCAAGACTGTGAACAAATTGAAGTCTAGTCCCTTGTCGGATTGA